tagtcttaggaacttgtatagtttatttactaactcttaggcagaattagagtagtataaatagtagattactttacttgtaaagcatccaattattttcaagtaatagaagttccttcttccaaagttctgtcttacttcttattttcttagcgatcggagttttaggcttactagAGTTTGCAAGAACGTGCAAAAGTCGTGAGTAAACCGTCTAGTGCCGCACGGAACATAGTCCGAATCAAAAAGTCCGTGATAGTTGGTATCAGAGAAAAGGTTTATCGTAGGAAAATGACGAACGGAGGAAACGGTGGCGGCACCCCCAACGTTCAGGgaggaaagaagaacaaaaagggaaagaacaagaagggcaATGAACCCAGTCTGCCCAACCCTCCACCGAGCGACCTGCCAGCAGGCAGTCTGCCATCAGGCGACCTGCCATCAGGCAGTGTCCCCTCGGGCGACCTGCCATCAGGCAGTGTTCCACCAGGAGGTTTACCATCAAGCGATCTGCCAACAAATGATCCTCCACCAGGCGACGGACAAACATCTTTCCAGGAGAATACAGATGTGGAAAGTGAAGACGATGTCAGCGACGACGTTATAGATGTCACTGTTGGACATGAATGGATTGCCAGCGTTGAGAGGGCAAGACTTGCTGTTGAGATTTTGGGGCAGCGCTTGAATGGTTTGGACAGCGATGTtaaaaaccttgaagaaaattCCCTTGAGGAAGTTAACATCATCCGGAAGGAGTTGGATCTATGCAAGCGGACTGAATTGGAGTTGAAGGAGTCCATTACCTCCTTGGAGTTCAGGTTGTTGGATGCCACCACAATGATCCAGACCCTGAAGAACAAGGTAGTAGCCCTCGAAGAAGAGAGGGAGGTTGCAGCAACAGCATCACTTGGCCAGGAGAGGGAGACCAGGGTCGAGGTTCCCAAGCCACCAACATTTAAGGGTGTCCGAGACGCCCTAGAGGTAGGCAATTTCTTATGgcacttggaaaattatttCAGGTGTAATCGGGTCAGGAGCGATGCAAGCAAGATCAACACTGCCGTGTTGTATCTTTCCGACGTAGCCATGTTGTGGTGGAAACGCAAAGATGCCGAGATCAAGAGGGGCACACGCACCATCGACACATGGGAACAATTCCTTGAGGAATTCAAGAAAGCTTTCTTCCCCAACAATGCTGTTTATGAGATGAAGCGCAAACTTCGGGAGTTGAAGCAGACGGGAAGTATTAGGGCCTATGTGAAGGAGTTCACAATCTTGACCCTCCAGATTCCCCAACTCACGGAAGATGACATGCTGTTCACCTTCATGGACGGGCTGCAGAATTGGGCGAGGACCGAGTTAGAGTGGCGTCAAGTAAAAACCATCGATGAGGCCATCACTCAAGCCGAGACCTTGACAGACTTCAAACATGATCGTTTGGACAAGGCGAAGGGCAAGGAGGCAAAGGGCAGACAAGCTAAAGGTGGGGGAGACCGTGGCCGAGGCAGAGAACCGTCGGCACAACCCAAGCAGCAAGACACACCCAAGTCTGATGGCAAACGGTTCGAACGCCGGAAGTTCTCGGAGAAGCGGACGCAGTCCAGTAGAGGGGACGGGTGCTATATAGTGGCGGACCACACGGTTACGCTAGGTGCCCATAGATGAAGAACCTTGGTGCCATCGTCCGTGAGCGGAAGGAAAAGGAGGCACAAGACAAGGCGAAACCGGCAGACACCACTCAATTGGGCATGGTTGGAATCTGTGGTGCCATAGCAAAGCAGGCTGACAACCCGGGGGATTTCAGCACACAATATGTGGATATCTCCATCAATGGGCAAGCAGTTCGGGCCATGGTAGATTCCGGGGCTGAGGCTAACATCATGACCAAGGCGGCGGCGGAGAAATTGGGACTGAAAATTGTTCCAAGTAACAATCGCCTCAAGACGGTCAATGCCCCACCAACTCCCGTGTGTGGAATTGCTCATGGGGTCGGCATCACTTTAGGACGGTGGAAAGGTAAGACAAACTTTACCGTAGCTCCTTTGGATATATCCGATGTCATTCTTGGGCAGGAATTCTTTCAACGTTGCCACACGATGATCGATCCCTACCTTCAACAACTCATGGTGATGGAGGGGGAAGGGTCTTGTATGGTGCCTCTTATTAGGGTGCCGAAGAAAGACGGATATGCCCAACTGTCGGCCATGCAGATTGTGAAGGGCCTGAAGAAAGGAGTGCCAACCTTTTTAGCCACCATCGCAAGTTCGAGTGAAGACCATGGTGCTATGCAGCCACTGCCACCTATTATAGAATCTGTTTTGTAGGAAAACAGTGATGTGATGCCGAAGGAGCTGCCGAAGACACTACCTCCAAGGCGCGAGGTAGATCACATGCTTGAGTTGGAGGCGGGAGCCAAGCCACCTGCGCTTGCACCTTATCGCATGGCTCCGCCCGAATTAGAAGAACTGAGGAAGCAATTGAAAGAGCTCCTCGAAGCAGGTCATATTCGTCCATCAAAGGCACCCTATGGAGCGCCGGTGCTGTTTCAGAAGAAGAAAGACGGATCGATGCGTTTATGCATTGATTACAGGGCGCTCAACAAGATCACAATCCGGAACAAGTATCCAATCCCGCTGATCGCAGATTTGTTCGATCGTCTTGGAGAGGCCAAATACTTCACCAAGATGGATCTCCGGAAAGGCTACTATCAAGTGCGCATTGCAGAGGGGGATGAGCCAAAGACAGCATGCGTGACCAGGTATGGAGCATTCGAATGGTTGGTGATGCCCTTCGGCTTAACCAACGCACCTGCCACATTTTGCACgctgatgaacgagattttgcATCCCTACTTGGATTAGTTCGTAGTAGTGTACTTAGATGACATAGTCGTCTATAGTAGCACTTTGCAGGAACATGTAGAGCACTTGAAGAAGGTCTTCAAAGTTTTGCGAGAAAATCAGCTCTATGTCAAGCGGGAGAAGTGCGAGTTCGCCCAACCAAAGATACATTTCTTGGGCCATGTGATCAGCCAAGGTGAGCTTCGTATGGACGAGGCAAAGGTAAAGGCGATCCAAGATTGGGAAGCGCCTACAAAAATGACCGAGCTACGTTCTTTTCTTGGACTTGCTAATTATTATCGCAGGTTCATCAGCGGGTACTCCGCTATTGCTGCACCACTGACCGAGCTGCTGAAGAAGAACAGGCCTTGGTTGTGGAGCGAGGAGTGCGAGGAAGCGTTCGAGGGTCTTAAGGCTGCGGTTACTAAAGAGCCAGTTTTGATGCTGCCTGATTTCACCAAGACCTTCGAAATCCATACGGATGCTTCTGATTTTGCCATTGGGGGAGTCTTGATGCAGGAGAAGCACCCCATAGCATTCGAAAGCCGGAAGCTGAATGAAGCAGAACGACGGTACACTGTGCAGGAGAAGGAGATGACAGCCATTGTGCATTGTCTACGCacatggaggcattatctactAGGCTCCAAATTTGTAGTAAAAACTGACAATGTTGCCACTAGCTATTTTCAGTCGCAGAAGAAGATCACACCAAAGCAGGCTCGTTGGCAGGATTTCTTAGCTGAATTTGACTACAACTTGGAGTACAAACCAGGAAGGGTCAATGTGTTAGCCGATGCATTGAGCAGAAAGACTGAGTTAGCGGCCATCTCCTCAGTCCGTAGTGAATTTCAAGGCGCAATCAAAGATGGTATGCAACGGGATCCGGAAGCCAAGAAGATTATGGAGCTGGCTGCTCAAGGCCAAACCAAACGGTTTTGGGTAGAAGACGGATTCTTGCTTACCACTGGCCGGAGGATTTATGTACCAAAGTTCGGATTCATCAGGCGGCGTATTATCAAAGAAAGCCACGATACTCCGTGGGCTGGGCATCCGGGACAGAAGAGAACGAGGGCGTTAGTGGAGGCCTTCTATTTCTGGCCACGTATGCGGGAAGAGATTGAGCAGTACGTGCAGACTTGTCTAGTGTGCCAGCAAGACAAGATAGAGCAGAGGCAACCAGGAGGGCTGTTGGAGCCGTTACCCATAGCTGATCGTCCATGGGAGAGCATATCTATGGATTTCATTACTTCTTTGCCGAAGTCAAACGGGTTTGGCACTATTATGGTCGTAGTGGACAGATTTTCCAAATATGCTACATTCATGCCTGCCACAGCCGGTTGTACTGCTAAGGAAGCTGCACAATTGTTCTTTAAGAATGTAGTGAAGTATTGGGGGCTGCCGAGGTTCATCATTAGTGATCGGGATCCTCGTTTCACAGGGAACTTTTGGAGTGAACTCTTTGAGATTCTTGGTTCAAAACTTCACTTTTCCACCAGTTTCCACCCCCAAACTGATGGCCAAACTGAACGTGTCAACGCCTTGTTGGAATGCTATCTCAGGCACTATGTTAGTGCACATCAGAAGGATTGGGCTAAGCTCCTAGACATGGcgcaattttcttataatttgcaGAGGAGTGAATCTACAGGGCGCACACCGTTCGAGTTAGCAACGGGCCAGCAACCCCAAACTCCGCACTCATTGCCAACATTGTTCGAAGGGAAGAGTTTGGGCGCTTACAACCTTGCCAAGGGTTGGGAAGAGCAACTCGACCTTGCCAAATCTTATTTGAGCAAGGCGGcaaggaagatgaagaagttcGCCGACCGCAAGCGTCGTCCCACCAACTACAAAGAAGGTGATATGGTTTTGGTAAAGTTTAATCCGAGGCAGTTTAAGGCGCTTAGAGGCATGCATCACAACCTGGTGCGGAAATATGAGGGTCCGTTCAAAATTGTTGCCAAGGTGGGTAAGATTTCATACAGATTGGAGTTACCTCCACACTTCAAGATCCACCCGGTCTTTCATGCAAGCGTCCTTAAGCCTTATCATGAGGACAAGGACGATCCCAGCCGGAACAAATCACAACGGGCCCCTATCACCGTTACTGCCTCGCATGATCGTGAGATTGAAGCTATCATAGATTACCAAGCCAAGCGAAAACGAGGACAACAGGCCAGTGCCATGTTTCTCGTACATTGGAAGGGACAAACTCCGGAGGAAGCCACATGGGAGAAGTACGAAGACTTGTGGCAGTTCAAAGACAAAATTCAGGAGTTCTTGCAGCAATGCGTCGCGGTCGTCGCATCATGGGGTGGGGGAGATTGTGACGTCCCGCCATCCATTCAGGCCAAACGCCACCCAACGAGGCAGCCAGCAGGCGCAGCAGGCGCAGGGGAGCAGGCTGACCACGCAGGTCAGCAGCCAAGGGGGCCTGCAGCAGCTGAAGAGGCAGCAGTTACAGCAGTTTCAGCTGTTACAACAGTTACAGCCGTTTCAGCTGTAACAATTGTTAGTGGGGCGGCTGTTACAGGAGTTACAAGTCTTTGAGAGGCTTGTGGAGATCATGGGGCATACTAGGAGCatctaggagtcctttttggaagacatagaagcttgtcttgtaggcatagtcttaggaacttgtatagtttatttactaactcttaggcagcattagagtagtataaatagtagattactttacttgtaaagcatccaattattttcaagtaatagaagttccttcttccaaagttctgtcttacttcttattttcttagcgatcggagttttaggcttactagAGTTTGCAAGAACGTGCAAGAGTCGTGAGTAAACCGTCTAGTGCCGCACGGAACATAGTCCGAATCAAAAAGTCCGTGACaataggctatgatggcatgccacgcccgacggcgttcgaccgtgtgtgctgcccaaaggcggtgatgtcatgccacgctcgacgtagtcctaccgtgtgtgctgtccaagggtggtgattatatgccacacccaacgtcatccgaccatgtgtgctgtccaagggcggtgatggcatgccacgcccgacatcgtttgaccgtctgtgctgccgaaaggcgatgatagcatgacacacccaacgtcgtccttccgtgtgtgctgtccctaggcgttgatggcatgccacgctgtACGTtgtcgactgtgtttgccgtccaagggcgatgatggcaggccacgcccgacgccgtcc
The DNA window shown above is from Solanum lycopersicum chromosome 11, SLM_r2.1 and carries:
- the LOC138339302 gene encoding DNA damage-inducible protein 1-like; protein product: MKNLGAIVRERKEKEAQDKAKPADTTQLGMVGICGAIAKQADNPGDFSTQYVDISINGQAVRAMVDSGAEANIMTKAAAEKLGLKIVPSNNRLKTVNAPPTPVCGIAHGVGITLGRWKGKTNFTVAPLDISDVILGQEFFQRCHTMIDPYLQQLMVMEGEGSCMVPLIRVPKKDGYAQLSAMQIVKGLKKGVPTFLATIASSSEDHGAMQPLPPIIESVL